In Mangifera indica cultivar Alphonso chromosome 14, CATAS_Mindica_2.1, whole genome shotgun sequence, the DNA window CTAAAATGGAGGGTGTTTCAGAGAGAGTTGTGAATTGCGGAAGTCGAATTCTTGTGTTTGTGAGGCTTAGGCCAATGTCTAAGAAGGAGAAGGAAGCGGGGTCTCGGTGTTGCGTGAGGATTGTGAACAAGAAGGAGGTTTATTTGACTGAGTTTGCTAATGAGAATGATTATCTCCGGCTTAAGAGGCTTCGTGGACGCCATTTTACTTTTGATGCTTCATTTTCGGATTCGACTACTCAACTAGAGGTTTATTCCACCACGTAAGTGTATCAAAACTTGAGCTTTGATTATCTGCTGAACAACACTTTATGTTTATCTGTAAATTGGGTTGATCTTCTGCTGAGTTTTTGATGCCATGGTTACCTCTATAAGAAGTTTAGGAAAAGACGCTTTAATTTTATTCCCAAAATGTCATAGATTAGTTTAATGCTCTTTTAACAATCTTCAGACTTCCCATTTCGcttttctccttctcttcaTGCTACTGTTATTAGACTAtccacattaaaaaaattagaacttGCTTTAAAGCTAGCTGCTAATGCTGCTCTGAATTTTGGCTCTGCGTAAGtaatgaatttcttttattttgtgttaGTTATAGATACTCTTAATTACCTTGCCAAGTAGTTGTTTACTCTCAGCTTAATGGAGAATCTTGGTTGACTAGTTCATGTCAATTGTCATGTCTAATTTTTTCTAAGATACTAAGCAGAAGGATCACAAATTCCTCTTGAAAATCAGTTGCTAATGTTACCTGAAACTTTTGCCAAATTTTGTCACCATGTggagttttttgttttctcaagaTAGTAGTTGTATTGTGTCCTTGGTCATGAGGGAAAATTTATCAGACTTGTTCTGAATTTTCAGAACCGCAGAGCTTGTTGAAGCAGTTCTCCAGGGAAGGAATGGATCAGTTTTCTGCTACGGTGCCACAGGAGCTGGAAAAACATATACAATGCTAGGTACTGTGGAGAATCCAGGAGTGATGGTTTTAGCAATTAAGGATCTATTCACCAAGATTAGACAGAGGAGCTGCGACGGAAACCATGTAGTTCACCTCTCCTATCTTGAGGTCTACAATGAAACTGTCAGGGATTTGCTCTCCCCAGGAAGACCTCTTGTCCTTAGAGAAGATAAACAGGTCTGCTTTCTTTTGTACAACATTGGagactttcatattttttttctctattgaccttgtatttattatttacttctGTAATTAGcaaattaaatatattctttcaaatgtttttgGCTTGTAATATAGCTAGGTATTGGCTCTATTTTTTATCATCAGAAGACCCTTTTCTTGCTTTATTAACAACATTGTTGTATTGAAAAAAATCTTGACCAAAGAagattaattttcattaatcaGTTTTCATCCTCTCATTTAAGACTTTAAATTATGAGCAATATTTGATTAGAAAATTGGTTCTTTGAATGCATTTTAGGGGATCGTAGCAGCAGGCCTTACACAATACAGGGCTTACTCTACAGATGAGgtaactttttttcattttttattttaaaatttgaagcaGAGGTTAAAGACTTGCTTGAGTGGAGAAGATAAAACTTTTTCATCTTGGTTGTGACAGGTAATGGCATTGCTTCAGCGAGGAAATCAAAACAGAACCACTGAACCAACACGTGCCAACGAGACTTCTTCACGCTCCCACGCCATTCTGCAGGTTCTGAAGGATCTTATGTCCCTCTTTGgcattgaaattaaattatctgaatacttgtttattttcttttcatctttacCTTAAACATCTTGTGCTGTTTTCCATCCAGGTTGTCGTTGAATACAGAGTTAAAGATGCTTCTATGAACATTGTGAATAGAGTTGGAAAGCTTTCACTAATTGATCTTGCTGGGTCAGAAAGAGCCCTCGCGACTGATCAGAGAACAGTCAGGTCGATTGAGGGTGCCAACATAAATCGGTCACTCCTTGCACTGAGCAGCTGCATCAATGCCCTTGTTGAGGGTAAGAAACACATCCCATATCGGAATTCGAAGCTTACTCAACTCCTCAAGGATTCATTAGGGGGGGCTTGTAACACTGTAATGATTGCCAACATTAGTCCATGCAATCTCTCATTTGGTGAAACTCAAAACACCCTGCATTGGGCTGATCGGGCCAAGGAGATCCGAACCAAGGTTCATCCTCTTAGCCTTTTCATTCTTCTCTTCTAATTGTAATCACTGTTGATTGGATTCTCTCATAATTTTGCAACTTAATAAGACAAAGTTAACATTAGACCTCTTATTATCATCAAATGCTCATGTTGAACTTTCATCTCAACAAGCATTGCTGATCATCTTTTTCACAATTTACTCCACATTCTTGTATCTAACGATATCTACCACCATATCAACCACATTTGCAGGCGACAGAGACAATTGAAGAACTTCATCAGGTACCTGAATCTGAAACTGATCAAGCCAAGCTATTACTTGAACTGCAGAAGGAGAATCGTGAATTGCGAGTTCAAATGGCACGACAACAACAAAGGCTACTAACCCTCGAAGCACAATCTTTAGCTGCAAATACTTCTCCAACCCCTTCTTCTGTCTCATCTCTCTTAACTCCTCCGTCTACAGTCCGtccaaatgaaaaaagaaaaccaagaTCATCTTTCTTAAATGGGAATTGTTTTACACCAGAATTTAAGAGGAAAGGAGCACAGGAAGCAGTTAGAGAGCTTCAGCTTAATGTGAAGGCATTAGAAGCGGAAATTGACAGAATGAAGAAAGATCATGCTTTGCAGATAAAGCAAAAGGATGGTCTCATTCGCGAGCTTTTACGAAAGGGTGAAAAACCATCAGAACTAAGGGGAACAGAAGGGGCAGAGAGGACAGGAGCGGTAACAAGGGCTAGCTTGCGGCCTAAGGAGCCAAGCACAAGGGAGTTGAAGAGCCCAAGTCATCGATTTCGTTCACCAGTTCCAACAGCTAAAAAACGAAGCTTTTGGGACATAACAACGGCAAACAGCCCATCAGTTGCTACATTAAATGGAAGAAAAACCAGAAGTCATGTTACTTCCGAACCTCTTCCAGCCCCCTCAATGCTGCTTCAGGTACGGTGATTCTTCAACCATCTCTTTTAAATTGGAGATATCTAGAATGAGTG includes these proteins:
- the LOC123195965 gene encoding kinesin-like protein KIN-8A produces the protein MPVSTRSQFINQEQNDSNAEHRATSRPRSDQQEAAQTNLHLRNPHHGLKEKMRALTLLYEQQKKASATLRNQSPKPEERRIATTHPSVELLNSCKKEQKESKDSNFLQNVMKENTVKPPSSTITRTFVLPQPPLDDVKENLVMGPDRILGFPRKANVTTTVARKLSMGGSLPQGENKEVNGAKMEGVSERVVNCGSRILVFVRLRPMSKKEKEAGSRCCVRIVNKKEVYLTEFANENDYLRLKRLRGRHFTFDASFSDSTTQLEVYSTTTAELVEAVLQGRNGSVFCYGATGAGKTYTMLGTVENPGVMVLAIKDLFTKIRQRSCDGNHVVHLSYLEVYNETVRDLLSPGRPLVLREDKQGIVAAGLTQYRAYSTDEVMALLQRGNQNRTTEPTRANETSSRSHAILQVVVEYRVKDASMNIVNRVGKLSLIDLAGSERALATDQRTVRSIEGANINRSLLALSSCINALVEGKKHIPYRNSKLTQLLKDSLGGACNTVMIANISPCNLSFGETQNTLHWADRAKEIRTKATETIEELHQVPESETDQAKLLLELQKENRELRVQMARQQQRLLTLEAQSLAANTSPTPSSVSSLLTPPSTVRPNEKRKPRSSFLNGNCFTPEFKRKGAQEAVRELQLNVKALEAEIDRMKKDHALQIKQKDGLIRELLRKGEKPSELRGTEGAERTGAVTRASLRPKEPSTRELKSPSHRFRSPVPTAKKRSFWDITTANSPSVATLNGRKTRSHVTSEPLPAPSMLLQPGFARQKPDPLK